A single Tenacibaculum sp. 190524A02b DNA region contains:
- a CDS encoding glycosyltransferase: protein MKVGIIIPCYNEEKRLNLQAFRKCLRDYTEFHLCFVNDGSKDNTLEVLNNFKEEFRNRITVINMKKNQGKSAAIRVGARFFYSQTKIEYVGYLDADLSTDFEDFDGLLKSLKQNRKLIMVFGSRNCGNQDVNRSAMRKMFSSIVMFCIQMILGLPIKDTQCGAKVFRKKYIPVMYNSIFKSRWLFDVEMFLRLKKHFNGKNIMEYIKEQPLKKWNHVEDSKLGLKDSLQIPFRLAKIWVAYSLS from the coding sequence ATGAAAGTAGGTATTATCATTCCATGTTATAATGAAGAAAAGAGATTAAATCTTCAAGCTTTTAGAAAATGTTTAAGAGACTATACTGAATTTCATTTATGTTTTGTAAATGATGGCAGTAAAGACAATACATTAGAAGTGTTAAATAACTTTAAAGAAGAGTTTAGAAATAGAATTACCGTAATTAACATGAAAAAAAATCAAGGTAAGTCTGCGGCCATAAGAGTAGGAGCTCGTTTTTTCTACAGCCAAACAAAAATTGAATATGTAGGGTATCTTGATGCAGATTTATCTACAGACTTTGAAGATTTTGATGGCTTATTAAAGAGTTTAAAACAAAATAGAAAACTAATAATGGTATTTGGGTCAAGAAATTGTGGAAATCAAGATGTAAATAGAAGTGCTATGAGAAAAATGTTCTCGTCTATAGTAATGTTTTGTATACAAATGATTTTAGGGTTGCCTATAAAAGATACACAATGCGGAGCTAAAGTGTTTAGAAAGAAATACATACCAGTAATGTATAATTCTATATTTAAAAGTAGATGGTTATTTGATGTAGAGATGTTTTTAAGGTTGAAAAAACACTTTAATGGAAAAAATATAATGGAATATATAAAAGAACAACCTTTAAAGAAGTGGAATCATGTTGAAGATTCTAAATTAGGATTAAAAGATAGCCTGCAAATTCCTTTCAGATTAGCTAAAATATGGGTTGCATATAGTTTGAGCTAA
- a CDS encoding glycosyl hydrolase, producing the protein MKKHQLIKQVLIILLFITVNLGFISLISKIYYEFNSGADRSKLLHINLKENTYYIPKTTIKATNTRGRKLNKENIKDIHNDYIKSWYVRKYALQNNNHKAIEDFYTDSAQVKIQKIITNNSRDSINIHSTSIQHNINIDFFSEDGQVVYLNDKAVQEKTFFYQNQKLYYQQETTKNYKAVLLLEDGFWRIRHIVSDSVYKTEQPKTQLKKINFKIKGINYYPQNTPWFDFWHKYDSLVVQKDLKIIKDLKLNTVRIFIPYEVFGKEKVAPQKLKHLITTLNIAHNLNLKVIITFFDFYSNYQVLDYTLCDRHVESIIKKIKKHPAILQYDIKNEPNLDFKIHSKHKVINWLSFIVERVRYYDPNTPITIGWGNADSAYLLNDKVDIISFHFYKKLKEFKTDYTKLKEKVYKPIVVQEFGKHSYNSIFNLFSHSEKKQANYHKKMQQYFKELNVEHFVSWTLYDFPHIDSAIFGRLPYKIGPQKNYGFINVKGKFKQATKYITNIPD; encoded by the coding sequence ATGAAAAAACATCAATTAATAAAACAAGTACTTATTATCCTATTGTTTATAACAGTGAACTTAGGCTTCATTAGTTTAATTTCTAAAATTTATTATGAATTCAACTCGGGTGCTGACAGAAGTAAATTATTACATATTAACCTCAAAGAAAACACCTATTATATACCTAAAACTACTATTAAAGCAACCAATACTAGAGGAAGAAAACTCAATAAAGAAAATATAAAGGATATACATAATGATTATATTAAAAGTTGGTATGTAAGAAAATATGCACTACAAAACAATAACCATAAAGCTATTGAGGATTTTTATACCGATTCTGCTCAAGTAAAAATTCAAAAAATTATTACAAATAATAGCCGTGATTCTATAAATATTCATTCTACCTCTATTCAACACAATATTAACATTGACTTTTTTTCGGAAGATGGACAAGTTGTTTATTTAAATGATAAAGCTGTTCAGGAAAAAACTTTTTTTTATCAAAATCAGAAACTCTATTACCAACAAGAAACTACTAAAAACTATAAAGCTGTTTTATTATTAGAAGATGGCTTTTGGAGAATTAGACATATCGTTAGTGATAGTGTATATAAAACCGAACAACCAAAAACTCAATTAAAAAAAATTAATTTTAAAATTAAAGGGATTAATTATTACCCACAAAACACGCCTTGGTTTGATTTTTGGCATAAATATGATAGTCTTGTTGTACAAAAAGATTTAAAAATAATTAAAGATTTAAAATTAAATACTGTTCGAATATTTATTCCTTATGAAGTTTTTGGTAAAGAAAAAGTAGCTCCTCAAAAACTCAAACATTTGATAACAACACTTAATATTGCCCATAATCTAAACTTAAAAGTTATTATTACTTTTTTTGACTTTTATAGTAATTACCAAGTTTTAGATTACACTCTTTGTGATAGACATGTAGAAAGTATTATTAAAAAAATTAAAAAGCACCCAGCTATTTTACAATATGATATAAAAAACGAACCTAATTTAGATTTTAAAATTCATTCAAAACACAAAGTAATCAACTGGTTAAGCTTTATCGTAGAAAGAGTACGTTATTATGATCCAAATACTCCCATTACCATTGGATGGGGTAATGCAGATTCTGCCTATTTATTAAATGATAAAGTTGATATTATCTCTTTTCATTTTTACAAAAAGTTAAAAGAGTTCAAAACTGACTATACTAAGTTAAAAGAAAAAGTATATAAACCTATTGTTGTACAAGAATTTGGTAAACATTCTTATAACAGTATTTTTAACTTATTTAGTCATTCTGAAAAAAAACAAGCTAACTATCATAAAAAAATGCAACAATATTTTAAAGAACTTAACGTTGAACACTTTGTCAGTTGGACACTTTATGATTTTCCACATATTGATAGTGCTATTTTTGGGCGACTTCCGTATAAAATTGGTCCTCAAAAAAATTATGGGTTTATTAATGTGAAAGGAAAGTTTAAGCAAGCAACTAAATACATAACCAATATTCCAGATTAA
- a CDS encoding DUF6787 family protein: MEKLKQRWGINNNLDIVAILIVFAINGSFAAWVAKPITAYFGLSPETMSPWIYWPLRILLIFPIYQTTLPIVGWLFGQFKFFWEFEKKFLSRLGFGFLFKK; encoded by the coding sequence ATGGAAAAATTAAAACAACGTTGGGGAATCAATAACAACTTAGATATAGTTGCCATATTAATTGTTTTTGCTATTAATGGTTCTTTTGCTGCTTGGGTTGCTAAACCAATTACAGCTTATTTTGGGCTTTCACCTGAAACTATGTCTCCTTGGATTTATTGGCCTTTACGTATTTTACTTATTTTTCCTATTTATCAAACAACACTTCCTATTGTTGGTTGGCTTTTTGGTCAATTTAAATTCTTCTGGGAATTTGAAAAAAAATTTCTTAGTCGTCTTGGTTTTGGGTTTCTTTTTAAAAAATAA
- a CDS encoding transposase, giving the protein MDNKILKKDTERRVRELIREVCKVNEVETIKGYVSIDHVHLFVSVPSHISVSKLMQYIKEKLLFFLYKKRFPFTRTFL; this is encoded by the coding sequence TTGGATAACAAAATATTGAAAAAAGATACTGAAAGGAGAGTTCGCGAATTGATACGAGAAGTGTGTAAAGTAAATGAAGTAGAAACAATAAAAGGATATGTATCCATTGATCATGTGCACTTATTTGTTTCTGTTCCATCTCATATTTCAGTAAGTAAACTGATGCAATATATAAAGGAAAAATTATTATTTTTTCTATATAAAAAAAGGTTCCCTTTTACAAGAACCTTTTTATAA